In the genome of Abyssalbus ytuae, the window CACCTGGCGGCGGTATTGATATTCATTTTGATAAAGATTTCCATCCATATCAATACATTGCCCATCTTGTAAACGTAACCGCTTTTGGTCTCCGGTTAAATAAGTACCATCCGGATTTATTACGGATCCGTCTTTTAATAAAATTTTATTATGTAATCTTGTCTGATCCCTGTCCTGTATCTGTAATACATCTCCGTCAACCAGCATCAAACGCGTCTGATCCTGATCTCTGTCACGATCTCTGTCTCTTTCCTGAGCATAAATAATTGCCTCAGAAAAAACTATACTTAGCAACAATAAAATTATTTTTTTCATGTCTTTAAATTTAAAATACTATTAAAAGTATAAGAGATAAAATATTTTTAAAATGACATAAATCACTGTTATTAAGCGTATTGAGTTAAATATTTCTTAAATTAAGGATTTGATGTTACAAAGTCAGGGTAAATTTTATTTGTTAAATATATAACAACATCACGTTTAAATGTTAAATTTTATATTTTTACAAAAATGTAAAATTTAATAATTAATTATGAATAAAATACTAATGTTAGGGCTGGGGAAAGTAGGTTCCCTGGTAGGAGTTTTACTTAATAAAAATTTTGAGGTAACAGGGTTAGACAAGCATAAACCCCATTACAGGTATAAGTTGCCGTTTGAAGTTATGACAGGTGATGTAAGTGATGAAACTTTTATGAGAAAGACAATGGAAAACTATGATGCTGTAGTTTCTGCACTTCCCTTTTTTTTAAACAAAAATGTTGCTAAAATAGCTTACGAACTTGGTATCCATTATTTTGATCTTACAGAAGATGTTGAAACCACCAATTATATAAGAGAGCTGGCTAAAACATCTAAAGGAGTTATGGCACCGCAATGCGGATTGGCACCCGGGCTTATAGGGATTGTGGGGGCTCACTTAACCAAATCATTTACTAAGCTACGCGATATTGAATTACGTGTAGGAGCCCTGCCACGATATCCTAACGGCTTACTTGCATATTCATTTACATGGTCGCCAGCCGGGGTTATAAATGAATACCTTAATGATGCCGAAGTGATACATAACGGTATGAGAAAAATGGTTCCCTCTCTTGATGGTATCGAATATATCAATATAGAAGGACAGGAATTCGAAGCTTTTTCCACTTCAGGAGGGCTTGGTACAATGTGCGAAACATTTGAAGGAAAAGTAGATACACTTAACTACAAAACTATTCGTTACCCCGGACATGGCAAATTAATGCGTTTTTTAATGTATGAACTTATACTAAAAGAAGACAAACAACTATTGGAAGACATTCTTAAAAATGCCAAACCTCCTGTAAAAGAAGATGTGGTGTATGTATATGCAGTGGTTGAAGGGTGGCAGGAAGATAAACTTTTCAGAGATGAATATTTTAAAGAATTTCATCCTTTGGAAATAGAAGGAAAATCATGGAGGGCTATTTCCTGGACTACTGCTGCCTCATTGGTAAGTGTTATTGAAATGGTAGCAAACGGAAAATTACCAAATAAAGGTTTTATTAAGCAGGAAGATATTAACTTTAATGACTTTTTAAGCACCTCAGCCGGTTCTTTATTTAAATAAGAGTTTATGGAATTCAAACAAAATACTACCCTCGATAAAATATTACACGAGCTTTTTATCCCATATATGGAGAGAGTTCCGGATGTAAAAAAAATAAGTGATGCAATGGTTGATGAAAGTATTATTTCATCTGTAAATGATATTGTAAATGATCATATTGCTTTCAGGACCATGGGTGTTGATAATTTAGGCATAAAATCGTTTGAAAAAATATTCCTTCATCATGGTTATATTAAAAAGGACTATTATTTTTTTGAAAATAAAAAGCTGGATGCTTATTGGTATGCCCCGCCCCATTCCAAATATCCAAGAATATTTATTAGCGAATTAAGGGTTAAAGATTTAAGTGAAAATATCCAAACGCTGATAAAAAAATATACCGACACCGTAAAGAAAGATCCTGTTGATTCGATTGACCTTGATGACTGGAAAGAAGTAGGTGAATTTTTTCATAAACCCTTATGGCCTTTACCCACTGCCAGCGATTATCAGCAATTACTTAAAGAAAGTGAATATGCCGCCTGGGTAATTTATAACCGTTATTATTTAAACCATTATACCATAAGCATTCACAGATTAAAAGAAGGCTATAACGACATTGAAAAATTTAATGATTTTCTTGAAAGCATTGGCATAAAACTTAATGATGCAGGCGGCAAAATTAAGACCAGCCAGGACGGTTTATTACGGCAAAGCAGTACGGTGGCTAAAATGGTTGATGCTACATTTTCAGACGGCACTACCCTGTCAATATCCGGAAGTTACGTAGAATTTGCCGAGAGGAAAGTTTTACCCGAATTTAAAGATATTCCAAGAGATAAAATTGAAGCAAAACATTTAAGAGAAGGCTTTGAGGCAGGAAATGCCGATAAAATATTTGAAAGTACATATACAGAACAAACAAAAAGAAAATAAAATTTAAAAATGAACGTAGATATTAATTTATTTAATTTACCTCAAAATCCTTTTGGGGCAAGTACAGGGCAAACAAACTGGAAAGGCTCAGGAGAGGAAATAACCATTACCTCTCCGGTTGATGGAAAAGAATTGGGAAAATTAAATATGGCTTCGGAAGCCGACTATAAAAAAGTTATAAAAACGGCTGCCATAGCTGCTAAAGAATGGAAAAATATACCCGCTCCCAAAAGAGGGGAAATTGTCAGGCAATTTGGAGATGTTTTAAGAAAGAATAAAGAGGTACTTGGTAAGCTTGTTAGCTATGAAATGGGCAAAAGTTTGCAGGAAGGATATGGTGAAGTTCAGGAAATGATAGATATATGCGATTTTGCTACAGGATTATCCAGACAATTATACGGACTACAGATACAATCGGAAAGACCGGATCACAGAATGATGGAACAATGGCACCCCCTGGGAGTAGTGGGTATTATATCGGCCTTTAATTTTCCTGTGGCTGTTTGGTCATGGAATGCTGCCATAGCATGGGTTTGCGGCAATGTTTGCATCTGGAAACCCTCAGAAAAAACTCCTTTTACAGCTTTAAAATGCCAGGAATTATTTACGCAGGTCTTAAAAGTCAACAACCTGCCAGAAGGCATCTCCAATGTAATTATAGGAGATTATGAAGTGGGGCAGCTCATGACTGCCGATACCCGCATCTCTTTAATATCTGCAACAGGTTCAACAAGAATGGGTAAAGCGGTAGCCCAAAGTGTAGCAAAAAGATTAGGAAAAAGTATTTTGGAACTGGGAGGCAACAATGCTGTTATTATTACCGAAAATGCCGACCTTTCCCATGCTATTCCGGCTATTGTGTTTGGTGCGGTAGGAACGGCAGGGCAACGTTGTACCTCTACCCGACGGTTAATTATTCACCAAAACAAGTACGAACAATTAAAAGAACTTTTACTTAAAGCTTATAAGCAATTGCGCATTGGCAACCCCCTTGATGAAAATAATCATGTAGGCCCTTTAATTGATAAAGAAGCTGTTGAAGCCTATAAAAACTCCATTGAAAAAGCTATTGTACAGGGAGGTAAAGTGCTACATGGAAATGAAGTGATTAAAGGTGAAGAATATTCTACCGGTTGTTATGTTATGCCTACCATTATTGAAGCCGCCCCGGAAATGGAAATTGTAAAACACGAAACTTTTGCACCTATAGTATACTTAATGAAATATGATACGCTGGAAGAAGCCATCGGGATACAAAATAGTGTACCTCAAGGCTTGTCATCGGCAATTTTTACTTTAAATGTACGTGAGGCAGAGCAGTTCCTTTCTTCCGCAGGATCGGATTGCGGAATTGCAAATGTAAATATAGGAACATCAGGGGCAGAAATTGGTGGCGCCTTTGGAGGTGAAAAAGAAACCGGGGGTGGCAGGGAAAGTGGCTCTGATGCCTGGAAAGCTTATATGAGAAGACAAACGTGCACTGTAAATTATGGAACCAAATTACCTTTAGCACAGGGAATTAAGTTTGATATTTAAGAAGGCTCAGAAATAGAAAGAGTAAAGTGGTTACACAAGGATTAGGGACATGATTTTTTAAAAAAATTATTCAGCCCCTACCCTCCTGATATAAACCGCAGTACAAATCCTATTCAAAAAAAACTGCCAGGTTTTAGAAACCTGGCAGGTTTGCAAATACACCTGACAAAACCGTCTCGCATGCTGCAGGAACAAATCCCGCATCGGGAAAACGTCTCGCAGGGCTGCAGGAACAAATCCCACATCGGGAAAACGTCTCGCAGAGCTGCAGGAACAAATCCCACATCGGGAAAACGTCTCGCAGGGCTGCAGGAACAAATCCCACATCGGGAAAACGTCTCGCAGAGCTGCAGGAACAAATCCCGCATCGGGAAAACGTCTCGCAGGGCTGCAGGAACAAATCCCCGACCGGGGAAAACGTCTCGCAGGCTGCAGGGACAAATCTACACCTGACAAAAACGCCTCGCAGTACTGCAGGACAAAAAAATACCGCGGTATGAGTTATATTCTTTCTATCGGGAGGGAGACAGAGGGTATATCTAGTAAATGAAATTTTTCACTTTGCTTCTAAAAGCAATTGTTTAAATATAATTTCAGCACTTTTTTTCTAATAGAATGGAGTTGGAGTAGCAAAATACCCGTTTTTTTATTTCCCTGAATTTTTCCAGGTACTGATTTATTCTGCTTTTAATCTCCTGGTGTTGGTTGATGTAATCTGATGCACATTTTTTCCTGTTGGATTCCATCATTCCGCCAAGTTGATTATCATGATGATGAACCTTTTTCAACATTTGAGAATTTTCTCTTTTA includes:
- a CDS encoding saccharopine dehydrogenase C-terminal domain-containing protein; its protein translation is MNKILMLGLGKVGSLVGVLLNKNFEVTGLDKHKPHYRYKLPFEVMTGDVSDETFMRKTMENYDAVVSALPFFLNKNVAKIAYELGIHYFDLTEDVETTNYIRELAKTSKGVMAPQCGLAPGLIGIVGAHLTKSFTKLRDIELRVGALPRYPNGLLAYSFTWSPAGVINEYLNDAEVIHNGMRKMVPSLDGIEYINIEGQEFEAFSTSGGLGTMCETFEGKVDTLNYKTIRYPGHGKLMRFLMYELILKEDKQLLEDILKNAKPPVKEDVVYVYAVVEGWQEDKLFRDEYFKEFHPLEIEGKSWRAISWTTAASLVSVIEMVANGKLPNKGFIKQEDINFNDFLSTSAGSLFK
- a CDS encoding DUF1338 domain-containing protein; the protein is MEFKQNTTLDKILHELFIPYMERVPDVKKISDAMVDESIISSVNDIVNDHIAFRTMGVDNLGIKSFEKIFLHHGYIKKDYYFFENKKLDAYWYAPPHSKYPRIFISELRVKDLSENIQTLIKKYTDTVKKDPVDSIDLDDWKEVGEFFHKPLWPLPTASDYQQLLKESEYAAWVIYNRYYLNHYTISIHRLKEGYNDIEKFNDFLESIGIKLNDAGGKIKTSQDGLLRQSSTVAKMVDATFSDGTTLSISGSYVEFAERKVLPEFKDIPRDKIEAKHLREGFEAGNADKIFESTYTEQTKRK
- the amaB gene encoding L-piperidine-6-carboxylate dehydrogenase, giving the protein MNVDINLFNLPQNPFGASTGQTNWKGSGEEITITSPVDGKELGKLNMASEADYKKVIKTAAIAAKEWKNIPAPKRGEIVRQFGDVLRKNKEVLGKLVSYEMGKSLQEGYGEVQEMIDICDFATGLSRQLYGLQIQSERPDHRMMEQWHPLGVVGIISAFNFPVAVWSWNAAIAWVCGNVCIWKPSEKTPFTALKCQELFTQVLKVNNLPEGISNVIIGDYEVGQLMTADTRISLISATGSTRMGKAVAQSVAKRLGKSILELGGNNAVIITENADLSHAIPAIVFGAVGTAGQRCTSTRRLIIHQNKYEQLKELLLKAYKQLRIGNPLDENNHVGPLIDKEAVEAYKNSIEKAIVQGGKVLHGNEVIKGEEYSTGCYVMPTIIEAAPEMEIVKHETFAPIVYLMKYDTLEEAIGIQNSVPQGLSSAIFTLNVREAEQFLSSAGSDCGIANVNIGTSGAEIGGAFGGEKETGGGRESGSDAWKAYMRRQTCTVNYGTKLPLAQGIKFDI